GCCAGCCCAGTCCAAGCGCGGCCGGCGGCGCGCCGAGCAGCCGGGCGACGACGGCCAGGCGCGCAGCGGGCAGCTCCAGGCAAGCGCTCTCGCCCCGCCGCCAGGCGGCGAGGCCGAGATTCGCGGCCAGGGCCAGGGGCCAGGGCGAGCCGGGCTCGCCCCAGAGCCGGCAGGTCGCGCTCGCCGCCTCGAACAAGGGCGCCGCGGGCCGGCTCTCGCCGAGGAAGAGCCAGGAGATGCTGCGGATGTGGTTGTCCCGGCGCCGCTCTCCGCTCGCGAGTCCCATCGGCGCCCCGGGCTTCGCCTAGCCGCCCACGACGAGCAGCGAGTTCTCGACGCCCAGCTCGTTGAGGCGGGTCTGCTGGTGGCTGGGATCGGTCACCCAGCGCCCGTCCACGATGTAGCGGTACTCGTAGTTGCCCGGCGGCAGGGGCAGCGTGACCTCCCAGGCCCCGCTCCCGCCCGGCAGCGGCTTCAGCGGGATGCCGCCCGGGTTCCAGTGGTTGAAGGTGCCCGTGAGATAGACGTCCTGCGCCTCGGGCGCGCGCAGGCGGAAGCGGACGCCCTCGTCGCAGAGCTGCGGGCCGAAGAGCAGCGACTCGAGCTCCCGGTCGCGCTCGAGGCTGAGCGCCGTCAGGTGATTCCAGAGCTCCTCGGCGAGGTTCTCGAAGTCGAGGCGCACCGGCCCGGGCTGAGCGAGCCGCATCACGGGCACGCCGCTCGCGGCGGCCATCTTCACGCGCACGCTGCTGCGCACGCGCGACTCGAGCAGGCGGATGCGCGAGTTGGCGGCCAGCTCGGCGTAGAGCTCGCGGCTGAAGAGCGTGCGCGGGTCGAACTGGTTGGCGACGACGAAGCAGGCCGGTCGGCGGCGCGTCTCCTCTTCGAGGACCTCCAGGGTCTCGAGGATCTTCTGCAAGCCGTGCAGGGTGAAGGTGCTGCTGTCGACGGGAACGAGCAGGGCATCGGCGGCCACGAGGGCGTTGAAGGTGAGCAGGCCCACCGAGGGCGCCGTGTCCACCACCACCCAGTCGAAGGCCTCCCCGTGGCGCAGCAGCGCACTGCGCAGACGGCTCTCGCGGCCCGGCTGGCGGGCGAGCTCCTGCTCGGCGGCCGAGAGGATGATGCCGCTGGGGATGAGGTCGAGCTGCTCCGCGACGGGCACCACCATCTCGGCGAGGGCGGCCGAGGGGTCGCTCAGGAGATCGTAGGAGCCGCGGGCGCAGTACTCCACCTCGACGCCGAGGCCGAGGGAGGCGTGGCCCTGCGGGTCGAGGTCCACGAGCAGGACGCGGAAGCCCTCCTTGGCCCAGGCCGCCGCCAGATGGATAGCCAGCGTGGTCTTGCCGCAGCCGCCCTTCTGATTGACGACCGCCAGTACCTTCATCCCGTCACCTCCTGAGACCGGGTGCGTGGAGGACCCGCCGTGGAGGATGCCCAGGAGCCGCCGAGCCTCCAGGCGCGGATGGTGCGGCGGCGGCGAAAAAGCGTCAAGGTTTTCCTGGCGGCGGCCGGGCGGCCGGCTCAGCCCCGCACGAGGAGCAGGGTGACCGCCAGTCCGAGCAGGAAACCCCAGGCCACCTCGCTCCAGGTGTGGCCGAGCAGCTCGCGCGTGCGCTCGCGGGCGAAGTGATGGCTGTCGATCAGCTCGTCGAGAATCTCGTTGAGCACCCGCGCCTGCTTGCCCACCTCCTGGCGCAGCCCCGTCGCCTCGAGGATGAAGTACAGGCTGAAGACCGCCGTGATCGCGAAGAGCGGCGAGTCGAAGCCGGCCACGCGCCAGGCGCCGACGGCGAGGCTGGTCACGACGGCCGTGTGGCTGCTCGGCATGCCGCCGGTCTCGAAGAAGCGGTAGAGCTTCAGGCGCCGCGCGCGCAGGCTCTCGGCGACGACCTTGTAGAGCTGGGCGCCCAACCCGCTGATGGCGGCCGCCAAGAGGATGGGATGGATCACTGCGCGGCCTCCGCAAGGGCGCCGCCGCGCAGGCGGCGCAACAGCTCGCAGCCGCCCGCCACGGCGAAGACGAGCAGCAGCGGCTCGATCTCCCAGCGGAAGCGGCTGCGCACGAAGTAGAGCCCGTAGAGCAGGCTGTACTGGGCGAACAGGAAGTAGGCGGGAAAGAGGCGTCGCCAGCGCGGGGCCCAGAGGACGATCCCCGCCAGCATGAAGGGCAGGCAGAACGCGTAGAGCGACTGGTAGCCGACGCTCCAGGCGGTCGGATACCCGAAGCGGCTGACGTCCTGGCACCACCAGAAGTAGTAGACCTTGCGCAGGAAGAAGCCGAGCGCGTGCCAGGGATCGGCGGCGATGTAGGCGAAGGCCCGCTGGTAGAA
This window of the bacterium genome carries:
- a CDS encoding divergent PAP2 family protein — translated: MALSPSRPSAAHAGLPGRAARGLEPLDPAQCARPRHPAPDEHERRLQLPRRQQPLRRRLHLGRFHARGELLAGGGARAGGAPARARPRALVLPAGLRLHRRRSLARARLLPAQGLLLLVVPGRQPLRVSDRLERRLPVALRVLPALHAGGDRPLGPALATPLSRLLPVRPVQPALRALLRAQPLPLGDRAAAARLRRGGRLRAVAPPARRRPCGGRAVIHPILLAAAISGLGAQLYKVVAESLRARRLKLYRFFETGGMPSSHTAVVTSLAVGAWRVAGFDSPLFAITAVFSLYFILEATGLRQEVGKQARVLNEILDELIDSHHFARERTRELLGHTWSEVAWGFLLGLAVTLLLVRG